From the Billgrantia sulfidoxydans genome, one window contains:
- a CDS encoding PA3496 family putative envelope integrity protein, with product MSHEPLVNDTHDDDQDFLEAVNDDEYVRPRATSRADTLRARRRVEALLEERRLQRAIEDDWMLLGEEEEE from the coding sequence ATGAGCCATGAACCCCTTGTCAACGACACTCACGACGACGATCAGGACTTCCTCGAAGCGGTGAACGACGACGAATACGTTCGCCCGCGTGCCACCAGCCGCGCCGACACCCTGCGTGCCCGACGCCGCGTCGAGGCCCTGCTGGAAGAGCGACGCCTGCAGCGCGCCATCGAAGACGATTGGATGCTGCTCGGCGAAGAAGAAGAGGAGTAG
- the ettA gene encoding energy-dependent translational throttle protein EttA encodes MAQYVFTMNRVGKVVPPKKQILKDISLSFFPGAKIGVLGLNGAGKSTLLRIMAGVDKEHEGEARPMPGINIGYLPQEPQLDDAKNVRETVEEALGEIKEAQAKLDAVYAAYAEPDADFDALAAEQARLENIIEAADAHNLERKLEVAAEALRLPPWEAQVGNLSGGERRRVALCRLLLSNPDMLLLDEPTNHLDAESVAWLERFLHDYSGTVVAITHDRYFLDNVAGWILELDRGHGIPFEGNYSQWLESKEKRLEQEAKQEASRQKAIKHELEWVRSNAKGRQAKSKARLNRFEEMQSGDFQKRNETNEIYIPPGPRLGDKVIEFHGVSKRFEDKLLYEDLSFSVPKGAIVGIIGGNGAGKSTLFKLITGKEQPDSGEVVIGETVDIAYVEQLRDALDDKQTVWEAVSDGQDILNINGYEVSSRAYVGRFNFKGNDQQKFLKDLSGGERGRLQLAQTLKQGANVLLLDEPSNDLDIETLRALEEALLAFPGCALVISHDRWFLDRIATHILAFEGDSHVEFFEGNYTEYEADHRKRVGNDTPHRMKYKRIDA; translated from the coding sequence ATGGCGCAATACGTCTTCACCATGAATCGGGTGGGCAAGGTCGTTCCGCCCAAGAAGCAGATCCTCAAGGACATCTCGCTGTCCTTCTTCCCGGGCGCCAAGATCGGCGTGTTGGGCCTCAACGGCGCCGGCAAGTCGACCCTGCTGCGCATCATGGCCGGCGTCGACAAGGAGCATGAGGGCGAGGCGCGCCCCATGCCCGGCATCAACATCGGCTACCTGCCCCAGGAGCCTCAGCTCGACGACGCCAAGAACGTGCGCGAGACCGTGGAAGAGGCGCTGGGGGAAATCAAGGAGGCCCAGGCCAAGCTCGACGCCGTCTACGCCGCCTACGCCGAACCGGATGCCGATTTCGATGCCCTGGCCGCCGAGCAGGCGCGCCTGGAGAACATCATCGAGGCTGCCGACGCCCACAACCTCGAGCGCAAGCTGGAGGTCGCCGCCGAGGCGCTGCGCCTGCCCCCCTGGGAGGCACAGGTGGGGAACCTCTCGGGCGGCGAGCGTCGTCGCGTGGCTCTGTGCCGCCTGCTGCTCTCCAACCCCGACATGCTGCTGCTCGACGAGCCCACCAACCACCTGGATGCCGAATCGGTGGCCTGGCTCGAGCGCTTCCTGCACGACTACAGCGGCACCGTGGTCGCCATCACCCACGACCGCTACTTCCTCGACAACGTGGCCGGCTGGATCCTCGAGCTGGACCGCGGCCACGGCATCCCCTTCGAAGGCAACTACTCCCAGTGGCTCGAATCGAAGGAGAAGCGCCTGGAGCAGGAGGCCAAGCAGGAGGCCTCGCGGCAGAAGGCGATCAAGCACGAGTTGGAGTGGGTACGCTCCAACGCCAAGGGCCGCCAGGCCAAGAGCAAGGCGCGCCTCAACCGCTTCGAGGAGATGCAGTCCGGCGACTTCCAGAAGCGCAACGAGACCAACGAGATCTACATTCCGCCCGGCCCGCGCCTGGGCGACAAGGTGATCGAGTTCCACGGCGTGTCCAAGCGCTTCGAAGACAAGCTGCTCTACGAGGATCTCTCCTTCAGCGTGCCCAAGGGCGCCATCGTCGGCATCATCGGCGGCAACGGCGCCGGCAAGTCGACCCTGTTCAAGCTGATCACCGGGAAAGAGCAGCCCGACAGCGGCGAGGTGGTGATCGGCGAAACCGTCGACATCGCCTACGTCGAGCAGCTGCGCGACGCGCTCGACGACAAGCAGACGGTGTGGGAAGCGGTCTCGGACGGTCAGGATATTCTCAACATCAACGGCTACGAGGTCTCCTCGCGCGCCTACGTCGGTCGCTTCAACTTCAAGGGCAACGACCAGCAGAAGTTCCTCAAGGACCTCTCCGGGGGCGAGCGCGGCCGCCTGCAGCTGGCCCAGACCCTCAAGCAGGGCGCCAACGTACTGCTGCTCGACGAACCGTCCAACGATCTCGACATCGAGACCCTGCGTGCCCTGGAAGAGGCCCTGCTGGCGTTCCCCGGCTGCGCCCTGGTGATCTCCCACGACCGCTGGTTCCTCGACCGTATCGCCACTCACATCCTGGCGTTCGAGGGCGACTCCCACGTGGAGTTCTTCGAGGGCAACTACACCGAGTACGAGGCGGATCATCGCAAGCGGGTCGGCAACGATACCCCGCATCGCATGAAGTACAAGCGCATCGATGCCTGA
- a CDS encoding TolC family outer membrane protein: MLRPSFARRLPRRGLAVLVGFLMAGNAQAADLWTIAQDALANDAELSSTQAAFQATEAARDVQRGTLLPQISVGGNAAHTRTYSSSNEGLRIPGVPAEAFETEDSVNSVGLSLDAEQALYDPTRRAQLERAEREIDRDALGVDAAAQQLLFDVSNAYFEILRAHDVLSARRAQETAIERQLEQAQERFEVGLIAITDVHEAQASYDLARAQRLAAEGAMRVSFEALERLTGHRYDSIEALDDEVPIARPVPADREAWVELAMANSPLVLSAEAAIEVARSSVDISRAARQPTLSAFASYGWSESDRTGTDEQSESQVGLRASLPLYTGGSTQARIRQSGFLLEASQYDFEAQRRDTIQQVRSLFTRVNNDVETVEARRQAIVSNQSALEATRSGYEVGTRNIVDVLNAEQNLFNAIAEHAEARYDYILGLLQLQQQAGLLGPDSIQSVNAWLSEGERVSLELPDEANDDPVMNIGERPQAPS; the protein is encoded by the coding sequence ATGCTTCGCCCATCTTTCGCACGACGCTTGCCGCGTCGGGGGCTGGCGGTTCTCGTCGGCTTCCTCATGGCTGGCAATGCCCAGGCGGCCGACCTCTGGACCATTGCCCAGGACGCCCTGGCCAACGACGCCGAGCTGTCGTCCACCCAGGCCGCCTTCCAGGCTACCGAGGCCGCACGGGACGTACAGCGCGGTACGCTGTTGCCGCAGATCTCCGTGGGCGGCAATGCGGCGCACACCCGAACCTATTCGAGCTCCAACGAGGGGTTGCGGATTCCTGGCGTTCCGGCCGAGGCATTCGAGACAGAAGATTCCGTCAACAGCGTCGGGCTGAGCCTCGATGCCGAGCAGGCGCTCTACGACCCGACCCGTCGCGCCCAGCTGGAGCGGGCCGAGCGCGAGATCGACCGGGATGCCCTGGGGGTCGACGCAGCGGCCCAGCAGCTGCTCTTCGACGTGTCCAACGCCTACTTCGAGATCCTTCGGGCCCACGATGTCCTCAGCGCGCGGCGCGCCCAGGAAACCGCCATCGAGCGCCAGCTGGAGCAGGCGCAGGAGCGCTTCGAGGTGGGGCTGATCGCGATCACCGACGTCCATGAGGCCCAGGCCTCCTATGACCTGGCCCGTGCCCAGCGCCTCGCCGCGGAGGGGGCCATGCGGGTCAGCTTCGAGGCGCTCGAGCGCCTGACCGGGCATCGCTACGACAGCATCGAAGCGCTGGACGACGAGGTGCCGATTGCTCGCCCCGTGCCAGCGGATCGTGAAGCCTGGGTCGAGCTCGCCATGGCCAACAGCCCGCTGGTGCTGTCGGCCGAGGCCGCCATCGAGGTGGCACGCAGCAGCGTCGATATCTCGCGCGCCGCGCGTCAGCCTACGCTCTCGGCCTTCGCCAGCTACGGCTGGTCGGAATCCGATCGCACGGGCACGGATGAGCAGTCGGAGAGCCAGGTCGGCCTGCGCGCCAGCCTGCCGCTCTATACCGGCGGCTCGACCCAGGCACGGATTCGCCAGAGCGGCTTCCTGCTCGAAGCCAGCCAGTACGACTTCGAAGCCCAGCGGCGCGATACCATTCAGCAGGTGCGCTCGTTGTTCACGCGCGTCAACAACGACGTCGAGACGGTCGAGGCACGGCGCCAAGCAATCGTCTCCAACCAGAGCGCCCTGGAGGCGACGCGTTCGGGCTACGAGGTGGGCACGCGTAACATCGTCGACGTCCTCAATGCCGAGCAGAACCTGTTCAATGCCATCGCCGAACATGCCGAGGCGCGCTATGACTACATCCTCGGTCTGCTGCAGCTGCAGCAGCAGGCGGGGCTGCTCGGGCCGGACTCGATCCAGTCCGTCAACGCCTGGCTCTCCGAGGGGGAGCGCGTCTCGCTGGAATTGCCCGACGAGGCCAACGACGACCCGGTCATGAACATCGGCGAGCGACCGCAGGCGCCTTCCTGA
- a CDS encoding peptidoglycan DD-metalloendopeptidase family protein, translating into MRKVFLVSAVAMAMAGCVAQQEYSTPQVRDLSVGRERAPASHYTVEAGDTLYGIAWRHDMDYRDLARLNQIGPPYRIEPGQQLRLSDGEAAPSGGTRSDEPEEGQVATATALGGTAAVQSGDDDWLLPDEEAIERNRRLTAEPLAQEGGGPSDTAIAGAQSVAGAPSQPEPQPETQSQPESQSQPEPAVEPEAAVAVQPESEPQQEPQAQPQEDAGTQVAGEPERQPESNGRSYTPVDDVPWQWPTDGELVGRFGEGGSITAGIDIAGQKGQPVRAAGPGIVVYAGSGVRGYGNLILLKHNDQFLSAYAHNDSLRVTENDVVEAGQVIATMGDSDAESARLHFEVRKDGQPQDPLKFLPER; encoded by the coding sequence ATGCGTAAGGTATTTCTCGTTTCGGCCGTTGCCATGGCCATGGCCGGCTGTGTTGCCCAACAGGAGTATTCCACTCCCCAGGTTCGCGATCTTTCGGTGGGCCGCGAGCGCGCCCCGGCCAGCCACTACACGGTCGAGGCCGGCGATACCCTGTATGGTATCGCCTGGCGCCACGACATGGATTATCGCGACCTGGCCAGGCTCAACCAGATCGGCCCGCCTTATCGTATCGAGCCCGGCCAGCAGCTGCGCCTGAGCGACGGTGAGGCGGCGCCATCCGGCGGGACGCGCTCGGATGAGCCGGAGGAGGGGCAGGTCGCGACGGCCACGGCGCTGGGCGGCACCGCCGCGGTGCAATCGGGCGACGACGACTGGCTGCTGCCAGACGAGGAGGCCATCGAACGCAACCGGCGGCTGACGGCGGAGCCCCTTGCACAGGAGGGAGGTGGGCCGAGCGATACCGCGATCGCCGGCGCGCAGAGTGTCGCCGGGGCGCCGTCCCAGCCGGAGCCCCAGCCCGAGACCCAGTCCCAGCCGGAGTCCCAGTCCCAGCCGGAGCCCGCGGTGGAGCCCGAAGCGGCCGTTGCCGTGCAGCCCGAATCCGAGCCGCAGCAGGAGCCGCAAGCCCAACCCCAGGAGGATGCCGGCACGCAGGTCGCCGGTGAGCCGGAACGTCAACCCGAAAGCAACGGTCGTAGCTATACACCGGTGGACGACGTACCCTGGCAGTGGCCCACCGACGGCGAGCTGGTTGGTCGCTTCGGCGAAGGTGGAAGCATCACCGCCGGCATTGATATCGCCGGGCAAAAGGGGCAACCTGTCAGAGCAGCCGGACCCGGTATCGTGGTCTATGCCGGCAGCGGGGTGCGGGGCTACGGCAACCTCATCCTGCTCAAGCACAACGACCAGTTCCTGAGCGCCTACGCCCACAACGACAGCCTCCGGGTAACGGAGAACGACGTGGTCGAAGCCGGTCAGGTGATCGCCACCATGGGCGACAGCGATGCCGAGAGCGCCAGGCTGCACTTCGAGGTGCGCAAGGATGGCCAGCCTCAGGACCCCCTGAAGTTTCTGCCGGAACGCTAG
- a CDS encoding PAS domain-containing protein, translating to MKRAPLISPELLERIVNASEDGIVVAEQEGDENILIYVNQGFERLTGYSTDEILYQDCRFLQGDDRDQPALANIRKALSEGRPCREVLRNYRKDGTLFWNELSITPVFDADDNLTYFIGIQKDVTERVEAQMELERIKAEYGLS from the coding sequence ATGAAACGCGCCCCATTGATCAGCCCGGAACTCCTCGAGCGCATCGTCAATGCCTCGGAGGACGGTATCGTGGTCGCCGAGCAGGAAGGTGACGAGAACATTCTCATCTACGTCAATCAGGGCTTCGAGCGGCTCACCGGCTACAGCACCGACGAGATCCTCTATCAGGACTGTCGCTTCCTGCAGGGAGACGATCGCGACCAGCCGGCGCTGGCCAATATCCGCAAGGCCCTGAGCGAAGGGCGCCCCTGCCGTGAAGTCCTGCGCAACTATCGCAAGGACGGCACTCTGTTCTGGAACGAGCTGTCGATCACTCCGGTCTTCGATGCCGACGACAACCTGACCTATTTCATCGGCATACAGAAAGACGTCACGGAGCGCGTCGAGGCCCAGATGGAGCTGGAACGGATCAAGGCCGAGTACGGCCTCTCCTGA
- the alr gene encoding alanine racemase, whose product MARPLIADVDLDALRHNYALARELAGGSRALAVIKADAYGHGAVACAGALEALPAGRRPPAFAVACLEEAEALREGGIVTPIVLLEGIFEAQELARVEALGLWMAVHSDWQVEALLAYRPARPIPVWLKVDSGMHRLGFPPDQVAAVWERLSAAPAHATGLLLMSHFATADARDSAYFDRQLACMQALAHRLGASLCLANSPATLAWPQAHGSWVRPGVMLYGSDPLEQPSEASRRLEPVMTLRSEIIAVRELAVGEPVGYAGRWRASRPSRIAVVACGYGDGYDRHAADGTPVLVAGRRTAIAGKVSMDMLTVDVTDIPEAGIGSEVVLWGRSRHGAVLSVDEVARHCDTISYTLLTGILPRVPRHYSQRT is encoded by the coding sequence GTGGCCAGGCCCCTGATTGCCGATGTCGATCTTGACGCCCTGCGTCACAACTATGCGCTGGCCCGTGAGCTGGCCGGCGGCAGCCGGGCCCTGGCCGTGATCAAGGCCGACGCCTACGGCCATGGTGCCGTGGCCTGTGCCGGCGCGCTGGAGGCCCTGCCCGCCGGACGACGGCCGCCGGCCTTTGCCGTGGCCTGTCTGGAGGAGGCCGAGGCCCTGCGCGAGGGGGGCATCGTGACGCCCATCGTGCTGCTCGAGGGTATCTTCGAGGCGCAAGAACTGGCCCGTGTCGAGGCGCTGGGGCTGTGGATGGCGGTGCACAGCGACTGGCAGGTGGAGGCACTGCTGGCGTACCGGCCGGCCCGGCCGATCCCGGTGTGGCTCAAGGTCGATTCCGGCATGCACCGGCTGGGCTTCCCTCCCGATCAGGTGGCCGCGGTGTGGGAGCGCCTGTCCGCCGCGCCGGCCCATGCCACCGGATTGCTGCTGATGAGCCACTTCGCGACCGCCGATGCTCGCGATTCCGCCTATTTCGACCGGCAGCTGGCGTGCATGCAGGCGCTGGCCCATCGCCTGGGGGCGTCGCTGTGCCTGGCCAATTCACCGGCGACCCTGGCCTGGCCCCAGGCCCACGGCAGCTGGGTCCGGCCCGGCGTGATGCTGTATGGCAGCGATCCGCTGGAACAGCCGAGCGAGGCGAGTCGCCGCCTCGAACCGGTGATGACGCTGCGTTCCGAGATCATCGCCGTGCGCGAGCTGGCGGTGGGCGAGCCGGTGGGTTATGCCGGTCGCTGGCGGGCGTCGCGGCCGTCGCGCATCGCGGTGGTGGCCTGCGGCTATGGCGACGGCTATGATCGGCATGCCGCGGATGGCACCCCCGTACTGGTGGCGGGGCGGCGCACGGCGATTGCCGGCAAGGTCTCGATGGACATGCTCACCGTGGACGTGACCGACATCCCCGAGGCCGGCATCGGCAGCGAGGTGGTGCTGTGGGGGCGGTCTCGCCATGGCGCGGTGCTCTCCGTCGACGAGGTGGCCCGGCATTGCGATACCATTAGCTACACGCTGCTGACCGGCATCTTGCCGCGGGTGCCCAGACACTATTCGCAGCGTACCTGA
- the rpoS gene encoding RNA polymerase sigma factor RpoS, translating to MSMLERDLQDVDLDDVTEADQDLETDSDTSASDDDAAFEKALSREDKHYHHSLDATQIYLNEIGFSPLLTPEEEVHFGRLAQKGDPAGRARMIESNLRLVVKIARRYLNRGLTLLDLIEEGNLGLIRAVEKFDPERGFRFSTYATWWIRQTIERALMNQTRTIRLPIHVVKELNIYLRAARELTQKLDHEATPEEIADHLDKPVEAVKKMMGLNERVSSVDYPMGGDSDKPLIETLADDNEQGPESSLVDVDVKQHVDEWLAELTEKQMEVVVRRFGLRGHEAATLEEVGDEIGLTRERVRQIQVEALKKLRRVLEKQGLSMDNIFNE from the coding sequence ATGAGCATGCTTGAACGGGACCTTCAGGATGTTGATCTCGATGACGTCACCGAGGCCGACCAGGACCTCGAGACGGATTCGGACACTTCGGCCAGTGACGATGACGCCGCCTTCGAGAAGGCGCTGAGTCGCGAGGACAAGCATTACCACCACAGCCTCGACGCCACCCAGATCTATCTCAACGAGATCGGCTTCTCGCCCCTGCTGACGCCAGAGGAGGAGGTCCACTTCGGCCGCCTGGCGCAGAAGGGCGACCCCGCGGGGCGAGCGAGAATGATCGAGTCCAACCTGCGCCTGGTGGTCAAGATCGCCCGGCGCTACCTCAACCGCGGGTTGACCCTGCTCGACCTGATCGAGGAGGGCAACCTTGGCCTGATCCGCGCGGTGGAGAAATTCGACCCCGAGCGTGGCTTCCGCTTCTCCACCTATGCCACCTGGTGGATTCGCCAGACCATCGAGCGGGCGCTGATGAACCAGACCCGCACCATCCGGCTACCGATACACGTCGTCAAGGAGCTCAATATCTACCTGCGGGCGGCACGCGAGCTGACCCAGAAGCTCGATCACGAGGCCACCCCGGAGGAGATTGCCGATCATCTCGACAAACCGGTCGAGGCGGTGAAGAAGATGATGGGGCTCAACGAGCGGGTCTCCTCGGTGGACTATCCCATGGGAGGCGACAGCGACAAGCCGTTGATCGAGACCCTGGCCGACGACAACGAACAGGGCCCCGAGTCGTCGCTGGTCGACGTCGACGTCAAGCAGCACGTCGACGAGTGGCTGGCGGAGCTGACCGAGAAGCAGATGGAGGTGGTGGTGCGCCGATTCGGGCTGCGTGGCCACGAGGCGGCCACCCTCGAGGAAGTCGGCGACGAGATCGGCCTGACCCGGGAACGGGTGCGACAGATACAGGTGGAGGCGCTGAAGAAGCTGCGTCGGGTGCTCGAGAAGCAGGGCCTCTCGATGGACAACATCTTCAACGAATAG
- the lpxL gene encoding LpxL/LpxP family Kdo(2)-lipid IV(A) lauroyl/palmitoleoyl acyltransferase, with amino-acid sequence MSKRNWPASFAHPRYWPAWLAIAAMRAGAWLPWRLKLALGRGIGLLAWRLVPRRRHIVDTNLRLSFPELDEVQRSKLVRKTFAANGIGILETATAWCRDPRHLRHRVACKNAHYLAQAQAQGKGVLILGIHFSTLDLGGALHSLFFPADVVYRPHGNPLFDRFMTRARSRIFGEAIDRHDLRGVVRRIKAGHSVWYSPDQDFGRDASVFAPFFGVQAASIRLTAKIARMTGAPVVPLMFHRNPDDRTYTVEWRPPLEDFPSGDEVADATRINAIIEEAIRKHPEQYLWLHRRFKTRPRGEPGLY; translated from the coding sequence ATGTCCAAGCGTAACTGGCCCGCTTCCTTCGCCCATCCCCGCTATTGGCCGGCCTGGCTGGCCATTGCCGCCATGCGCGCGGGCGCCTGGCTGCCGTGGCGCCTGAAGCTCGCCCTCGGTCGCGGCATCGGGCTGCTGGCCTGGCGGCTGGTGCCGCGCCGCCGCCACATCGTCGATACCAACCTGCGCCTGAGCTTTCCCGAACTCGACGAGGTGCAGCGCAGCAAGCTGGTGAGGAAGACCTTCGCCGCCAATGGCATCGGTATCCTCGAGACCGCCACCGCCTGGTGTCGCGATCCGCGCCACCTGCGCCATCGCGTCGCCTGCAAGAACGCGCACTACCTGGCCCAGGCCCAGGCTCAGGGCAAGGGGGTGCTGATCCTGGGTATCCATTTCTCCACCCTCGACCTCGGGGGGGCGCTGCACTCGCTCTTCTTTCCCGCCGACGTGGTCTACCGGCCGCACGGCAACCCGCTGTTCGACCGCTTCATGACCCGCGCGCGCAGCCGCATCTTCGGCGAGGCGATCGATCGCCACGATCTGCGCGGCGTGGTGCGGCGGATCAAGGCGGGCCACAGCGTGTGGTATTCGCCGGATCAGGACTTCGGTCGCGACGCCAGCGTGTTCGCCCCGTTCTTCGGCGTCCAGGCCGCCTCGATTCGGCTCACCGCCAAGATCGCGCGCATGACCGGCGCGCCGGTGGTGCCGCTGATGTTCCACCGCAACCCCGACGACCGTACCTACACGGTCGAGTGGCGTCCGCCGCTGGAGGACTTTCCCAGTGGCGACGAGGTGGCCGACGCCACGCGCATCAATGCCATCATCGAGGAGGCGATACGCAAGCATCCCGAGCAGTACCTGTGGCTGCACCGCCGCTTCAAGACGCGCCCGCGGGGCGAGCCGGGCCTCTATTGA
- a CDS encoding DUF1328 domain-containing protein, translated as MLGNAMLFLIIAIIAGVLGFSGIAGAATTIAQILFFLFIVLFIVSLITGRRP; from the coding sequence ATGCTCGGCAATGCCATGCTGTTCCTGATCATTGCGATCATCGCCGGGGTACTGGGGTTTTCCGGTATCGCCGGGGCAGCCACCACCATCGCCCAGATCCTGTTCTTCCTGTTCATCGTGCTGTTCATCGTCTCGTTGATCACCGGAAGACGACCATGA